In Spirosoma sp. KUDC1026, the sequence GTCACGCGCCCGATGCCGTTATTCCGTCAGCCGGCCCTGCGCCGGTTCCCGTCGTGACCACGCCCCCCAGCGTCAGCCTGACCGTACCATTTGTCTATGTGGGCAGTTACGATAACCACCTCTACGCCCTGGATACCACCAATGGAGCGGTACGCTGGTCGTTTCGGGCCGATACGTCCATTCATTCCAGCCCGGTTGTTGCCTATGGTATGGTTTACGTGGGCAGCAACGATTACAGCCTCTACGCACTGGATGCCGCGACGGGAACGCGTCGCTGGACCTTTCGGACGGGCGCGGCCGTTTATTCAAGTCCTACCGTCGTCGACGGGCGGCTGTTCGTGGGCAGCCAGGATGGAACGCTGTACGCGCTGGATGCCACGACGGGTAGCCTGCTCTGGGTGCTGAATACGTCCTTCGGGTTGGCGAGTCGCGTGTATGGATTGTATAGTAGTCCAGCCGTGCTGAACGGGATGGTGTATATTGGGGGTCAGGATAATGACGTGTACGCCGTCGACGCGGCTACCGGTCGGCTGCGCTGGCGATTTCGGACTCAGGGGCATATTCTATCGAGCCCCATAGCGGTTGGGAACACCGTATACATCGGCAGCTCGGACAAACGGCTGTACGCGCTGTACGCGGCTACGGGGACCCGGCGCTGGGCTTTTGCCACCGACGAGATTATTTACGCCAGTCCGGTAGTAGCCAACGGTGTCGTGTACGTGGGGAGTTACGACAACAACCTGTACGCGCTGGACGCGGCCACGGGCACGGTGCGCTGGCGGTTCCGGACTAATACGTCGATTTACGCCAGCCCGGTCGTCGTGGGCAACCTGGTCTACCTGGCCAGTCGCGATCATTCCCTTTACGTAATAGATGCGGCTACGGGGCGGGGAAATCAGCTGTTTCAGGCTAACTATGATCTGTACGCAACCCCGCTGGTGACGGGCGGTACGGTCTACGTAGGAAGTAATGATACGCGTTTCTATGCTATTGATCGGTCGTCGGGCCGAGTACGCTGGTCGTTCCAGACGGGGGGTGTTATTGTGTCGAGCCCGGTGCTGGCGCAACGGAACAAAACAGTTGGGATCTATCCAACCATTAGTGGTGCCAAATAAATCGATGAGACGGGACGGAAAACACAACGAACAGAACAACCGACGCCTGGTCAACTGGTTACTCCTGGGATTAGGGGGGTGGCTATGCCTGAGCCAGGGCTGCGTTAGTCCCTATGATGCAAACAGACAACTGAGCGCCAACTTGGTGGTCGTCAATGGGATCATTACGGATCAGCCTGGAACGCAGACCATTTTCTTGAGCCGGGCGCGATCGAGCGCGGACTCCAGCGCTACCACGCCAATCCAGCGGGCCGCTATAATGCTGGCCGTTAACGGGGAAACTATTGTTTCGCTGCGGGAGGTGCAGCCGGGTGAATATCAATTGCCCGACGGCTTCGTGGGCAAAGTGGGTAACACCTACCAACTACGGTTTCGGACAGAAGAGGGAGTCGCCTATCAGTCGTCGGTGGAAACGATGGTCGGCGTACCGGCTATTCTTCGAACGTATGATACGTATAACCCCCTAGGACCCAAGAAAACGGCGGATGCGTTACCGACGCCCGTCAACGATATTTACGTCGATTTTCAGGATCCGGCGGGTGCCCGTAATTTTTATCTCTGGCGGTGGCGACTCTACGAAACTCAGCGGTGGTGCGCTACCTGTGAGCAGGGGCGGTACGTCGTGCAGGATATCGGTCCGTTGGGAAGTGGCCCCTTAATGGTGCTAGGCTGCGTGCGGGATACGACCCTGCCGACGCGAAATCTATTCGATTACCCGTGCCGGGGCCTGTGCTGGGATATTTTTTACAACCAGGATATCGATGTGTTCGCCGACAGTTATACCAACGGGCAACTCCAGGTGGGGCATAAAGTAGCGAGCGTACCGATCTACCAGCTTGACAAGGCGTCAATTACTATCGAGCAACTGTCGCTATCGGCGGATGCGTACCGCTATTACAAACTGTTCGCCGAACAGACGCAGAACACGGGAACGCTGGCCGACTCGCCCCCGGCGCCAATTGCGGGAAACGTCCGGAACCTGGCCGACCCGACCGAGAACGTCGTTGGGTATTTCTCGGCGGCTTCCGTGTCGACCAGCAGTCACCGGATTGTGCGTTCGAACGT encodes:
- a CDS encoding PQQ-binding-like beta-propeller repeat protein; translation: MNGQVGGGKNNAAIGLWLLLLVAVVGCHAPDAVIPSAGPAPVPVVTTPPSVSLTVPFVYVGSYDNHLYALDTTNGAVRWSFRADTSIHSSPVVAYGMVYVGSNDYSLYALDAATGTRRWTFRTGAAVYSSPTVVDGRLFVGSQDGTLYALDATTGSLLWVLNTSFGLASRVYGLYSSPAVLNGMVYIGGQDNDVYAVDAATGRLRWRFRTQGHILSSPIAVGNTVYIGSSDKRLYALYAATGTRRWAFATDEIIYASPVVANGVVYVGSYDNNLYALDAATGTVRWRFRTNTSIYASPVVVGNLVYLASRDHSLYVIDAATGRGNQLFQANYDLYATPLVTGGTVYVGSNDTRFYAIDRSSGRVRWSFQTGGVIVSSPVLAQRNKTVGIYPTISGAK
- a CDS encoding DUF4249 domain-containing protein: MRRDGKHNEQNNRRLVNWLLLGLGGWLCLSQGCVSPYDANRQLSANLVVVNGIITDQPGTQTIFLSRARSSADSSATTPIQRAAIMLAVNGETIVSLREVQPGEYQLPDGFVGKVGNTYQLRFRTEEGVAYQSSVETMVGVPAILRTYDTYNPLGPKKTADALPTPVNDIYVDFQDPAGARNFYLWRWRLYETQRWCATCEQGRYVVQDIGPLGSGPLMVLGCVRDTTLPTRNLFDYPCRGLCWDIFYNQDIDVFADSYTNGQLQVGHKVASVPIYQLDKASITIEQLSLSADAYRYYKLFAEQTQNTGTLADSPPAPIAGNVRNLADPTENVVGYFSAASVSTSSHRIVRSNVPASAGRFQGLFNAVNGRMPNLETGRNGGQGFSGVSSAVCIPSRSRTDQVPPGW